From Burkholderia cenocepacia, the proteins below share one genomic window:
- a CDS encoding winged helix-turn-helix transcriptional regulator, translated as MRKKVEPLPGCPMSKCMALIGGLWTPELIWCLSNGPRRFSELRRDNPTITAKVLTGRLRDLEERGVIRRSVLPTSPPSVEYELTSLGQELLPAITSIVEVGSRLLLRDRPR; from the coding sequence ATGCGAAAGAAGGTGGAGCCGCTTCCCGGCTGCCCGATGTCGAAATGCATGGCGCTGATCGGCGGCCTGTGGACGCCCGAACTGATCTGGTGCCTGAGCAATGGCCCGCGTCGGTTTTCGGAGTTGCGGCGCGACAACCCGACCATCACCGCGAAGGTGCTGACCGGCAGGCTGCGTGATCTCGAGGAGCGGGGCGTGATCCGGCGAAGCGTGTTGCCGACGTCGCCACCGTCGGTGGAATACGAGTTGACGTCGCTGGGCCAGGAACTGCTGCCGGCGATTACGTCGATCGTGGAGGTCGGGTCGCGCCTGCTGCTTCGCGACCGGCCCCGCTAG
- the rhaM gene encoding L-rhamnose mutarotase: protein METIAFRMRLQPGKRDEYRRRHDAIWPELADALRAAGISDYWIFLDDDTHHLFAVLKRPADHRIAQLAETDVMRRWWAYMADLMATGPDGRPVEKALEPMFHLE, encoded by the coding sequence ATGGAAACGATCGCCTTCAGGATGCGCCTGCAACCCGGCAAGCGGGACGAATACCGGCGCCGGCACGATGCGATCTGGCCGGAACTCGCCGACGCGCTTCGCGCGGCGGGTATCTCGGACTACTGGATCTTTCTCGACGATGACACCCATCACCTGTTCGCCGTGCTCAAACGGCCGGCCGATCACCGGATCGCGCAACTCGCCGAAACGGACGTGATGCGTCGCTGGTGGGCGTACATGGCCGATCTGATGGCGACCGGGCCGGACGGGCGCCCGGTCGAGAAAGCGCTGGAGCCGATGTTTCATCTGGAATGA
- a CDS encoding LysR family transcriptional regulator: MDIRQVDLNLLKVFDALLKKRHVTQAGVSIGLSQPAMSYALSKLRELFEDPLFVRTGRGMEPTPRAQALGEPVARLLDLVQTEILPMPEFRPAGSSRNFVLCMSDIGEMVFLPRLESFLDKAAPHVSIKTVALSMPELEEGLASGDVDLAIGYFPGLNSESLKRKALYRHSYVCIARDDHPEIGDTLSLDQYRAAAHVMVHPEGREQDVLARTHERLGIRVNVRFSTPRFIGVPFVVAGSDMIAAVPQAVGRRFAEFVNVKLLPLPFPAPTYELYLHWHPRFHHEPANRWIRDAMSELVKGPMQHEPLPNTKRKRSAAAR; encoded by the coding sequence ATGGATATTCGTCAGGTCGACCTGAATCTGCTGAAAGTGTTCGATGCACTGCTGAAAAAGCGCCATGTGACGCAGGCGGGCGTCAGCATCGGGCTCAGCCAGCCGGCGATGAGCTATGCGTTGTCGAAGCTGCGCGAGCTGTTCGAGGACCCGCTGTTCGTGCGCACGGGCCGCGGCATGGAGCCGACGCCGCGCGCGCAGGCGCTCGGCGAGCCGGTGGCGCGGCTACTGGATCTGGTGCAGACCGAAATCCTGCCGATGCCCGAGTTCCGCCCCGCCGGGTCGTCGCGCAACTTCGTGCTGTGCATGTCGGACATCGGCGAAATGGTGTTCCTGCCCCGCCTGGAGAGCTTTCTCGACAAGGCCGCGCCGCACGTGAGCATCAAGACGGTCGCGCTCAGCATGCCGGAGCTGGAGGAAGGGCTGGCGAGCGGCGACGTCGACCTCGCGATCGGCTACTTTCCGGGGTTGAACAGCGAATCGCTGAAGCGCAAGGCGCTGTACCGGCACTCGTATGTGTGTATCGCCCGCGACGATCATCCGGAAATCGGGGACACGCTATCGCTCGATCAGTACCGCGCCGCCGCGCACGTGATGGTGCATCCCGAAGGCCGCGAGCAGGACGTGCTCGCCCGCACGCACGAGCGCCTCGGGATTCGCGTCAACGTCCGCTTCAGTACGCCGCGCTTCATCGGCGTGCCGTTCGTCGTCGCCGGGTCGGACATGATCGCGGCGGTGCCGCAGGCCGTCGGGCGGCGCTTCGCGGAGTTCGTGAACGTCAAGCTGCTGCCGCTGCCCTTCCCCGCCCCCACGTACGAGCTTTATCTGCACTGGCATCCGCGCTTTCATCACGAGCCGGCCAACCGCTGGATTCGCGACGCGATGAGCGAACTCGTCAAGGGGCCGATGCAGCACGAGCCGTTGCCGAATACGAAGCGGAAGCGTTCGGCGGCGGCGCGGTAG
- a CDS encoding SDR family NAD(P)-dependent oxidoreductase, whose protein sequence is MTKLLEDRIVVVTGGSRGIGRAIALACARHGADIVVNYWTNPLLPAQAGHEIDALVDAIRATGRDALAVPGDVAQPDTASALVAAAVERFGRIDVLASNAGICPFHGFLDLPPELLQRTMEVNLHGAFYMTQAVARQMAAQGRGGAIVATSSISALVGGGMQTHYTPTKAGVHALMQSCAVALAPHRIRCNSVLPGTIRTEINDDDLAAPGKTEYFERRIPLGRLGEPDDVADCVVFLASDMARYVNGAALLVDGGMYVNLQ, encoded by the coding sequence ATGACGAAGTTGCTCGAAGACAGGATCGTCGTCGTGACGGGTGGATCGCGCGGGATCGGCCGTGCGATCGCGCTGGCGTGTGCTCGGCATGGCGCCGACATCGTCGTCAATTACTGGACGAATCCGTTGCTGCCCGCGCAGGCCGGGCACGAGATCGACGCGCTCGTCGACGCGATCCGCGCGACGGGGCGCGACGCGCTGGCCGTGCCGGGCGACGTCGCGCAGCCCGACACGGCCAGCGCGCTGGTCGCGGCCGCAGTCGAGCGATTCGGCCGGATCGACGTGCTGGCGAGCAATGCCGGAATCTGCCCGTTCCACGGCTTCCTGGACTTGCCGCCCGAGCTGCTGCAACGAACGATGGAAGTGAACCTGCACGGCGCGTTCTACATGACCCAGGCCGTCGCCCGGCAAATGGCCGCGCAAGGGCGCGGCGGCGCGATCGTCGCGACCAGCTCGATCAGCGCGCTGGTCGGCGGCGGCATGCAGACGCACTACACGCCGACCAAGGCTGGCGTCCATGCGCTGATGCAGTCGTGCGCGGTCGCGCTCGCGCCGCACCGGATTCGCTGCAATTCGGTGCTGCCCGGCACGATCCGGACCGAAATCAACGACGACGATCTCGCCGCGCCCGGCAAGACCGAGTACTTCGAGCGCAGGATTCCGCTCGGTCGCCTCGGCGAGCCGGACGACGTCGCCGACTGCGTCGTGTTTCTCGCGTCCGACATGGCGCGCTACGTGAACGGCGCCGCGCTGCTCGTCGACGGCGGCATGTACGTGAACCTTCAGTGA
- the rhmD gene encoding L-rhamnonate dehydratase, with protein sequence MSMPTIRAVRALTVRGGGADYHDQDAGHWIDDHIATPMSRYPEYRQSRQSFGINVLGTLVIEVEASDGTVGFAVTTGGEIGAFIVERHLARFIEGQRVTDIEKMWDQMFHATLYYGRKGVVLNAISGVDLALWDLLAKVRREPVHQLLGGKVRDELEFYATGARPDLAKEMGFIGGKLPLHHGPAEGEAGLRRNLDALADMRSRVGADFWLMLDCWMSLDVPYATRLAHEAHALGLKWIEECLPPDDYWGYAKLRRDVPRGMLVTTGEHEASRWGFRMLLEMECCDIIQPDVGWCGGLTELIRISALADARGVLVIPHGSSVYSYHFVTTRHNSPFAEFLMMAPQADRVVPMFDPLLLDEPVPVGGRMKVPDTPGFGVRLNPDVRMQRPYEH encoded by the coding sequence ATGAGCATGCCGACGATACGCGCGGTCCGCGCGCTGACGGTGCGTGGTGGCGGTGCCGACTACCACGATCAGGATGCCGGTCACTGGATCGACGACCACATCGCGACGCCGATGTCGCGCTACCCCGAATACCGGCAAAGCCGCCAGTCGTTCGGCATCAACGTGCTCGGCACGCTCGTGATCGAGGTCGAGGCCAGCGACGGCACGGTCGGCTTTGCGGTGACGACCGGCGGCGAGATCGGCGCGTTCATCGTCGAGCGGCATCTCGCGCGCTTCATCGAAGGGCAGCGCGTGACCGACATCGAGAAGATGTGGGATCAGATGTTCCATGCGACGCTGTACTACGGGCGCAAGGGTGTCGTGCTCAATGCGATCTCCGGCGTCGATCTCGCGCTGTGGGATCTGCTCGCCAAGGTCCGGCGGGAGCCCGTGCACCAGTTGCTCGGCGGCAAGGTGCGCGACGAGCTCGAGTTCTACGCGACCGGCGCCCGGCCCGATCTCGCGAAGGAGATGGGCTTCATCGGCGGCAAGCTGCCGCTGCATCACGGCCCGGCCGAGGGAGAGGCCGGCCTGCGCCGCAATCTCGACGCGCTTGCCGACATGCGTTCGCGTGTCGGCGCCGATTTCTGGCTGATGCTCGACTGCTGGATGAGTCTCGACGTGCCGTATGCGACGCGGCTCGCGCACGAAGCGCACGCGCTCGGCCTGAAATGGATCGAGGAATGCCTGCCGCCCGACGACTATTGGGGCTATGCGAAGCTGCGCCGCGACGTGCCGCGCGGCATGCTCGTCACGACCGGCGAGCACGAGGCGAGCCGCTGGGGCTTCCGGATGCTGCTGGAGATGGAGTGCTGCGACATCATTCAGCCGGACGTGGGCTGGTGCGGCGGGCTCACCGAGCTGATCCGGATCTCGGCGCTCGCCGACGCGCGCGGCGTGCTGGTGATTCCGCACGGCTCGTCGGTCTACAGCTATCACTTCGTCACGACGCGCCACAACAGCCCGTTCGCCGAATTCCTGATGATGGCGCCGCAGGCGGATCGCGTCGTGCCGATGTTCGATCCGCTGCTGCTCGACGAACCGGTGCCGGTCGGCGGGCGGATGAAGGTGCCCGACACGCCCGGCTTCGGCGTGCGCCTGAATCCGGACGTGCGCATGCAGCGTCCGTACGAACACTGA
- a CDS encoding SDR family oxidoreductase: MYAITGASGQLGRLVIDALLETVPASRIVAAVRNPAKARDLEARGVVVREADYTRPETLASAFVGVDKLLLISSTEVAGRLPLHRAVIDAARRAEVSLLAYTSMLHADTSPARLAIEHRQTEEIIAAAGLPAVILRNGWYTENHLMALPAALEHGAFIGAAKDGRFSSAARKDYAAAAAVALATDGHAGKTYELAADDAFTLTQLAAEVSRQSGKTVVYNDLAQDAYADALTSAGLPPEFAGVLADADVAASRGALFDDGGALARLIGRPTTPLASVVATALRG; the protein is encoded by the coding sequence ATGTATGCAATAACGGGAGCATCCGGGCAACTCGGGCGCCTTGTGATCGATGCCTTGCTTGAAACCGTGCCAGCCAGCCGGATCGTCGCGGCGGTCAGGAATCCCGCGAAGGCACGCGACCTCGAGGCGCGCGGCGTGGTGGTGCGCGAGGCCGACTACACGCGGCCTGAAACGCTCGCCAGCGCGTTCGTCGGGGTCGACAAACTCCTGCTGATCTCGTCGACCGAAGTCGCCGGGCGCCTGCCGCTGCATCGCGCGGTGATCGACGCGGCCCGGCGGGCGGAAGTCTCGCTGCTCGCCTATACGAGCATGCTGCACGCCGACACCTCGCCCGCCCGACTCGCGATCGAGCACCGGCAGACGGAAGAAATCATCGCGGCCGCCGGCCTTCCCGCCGTCATCCTTCGCAATGGCTGGTACACCGAGAATCATCTGATGGCCCTCCCCGCGGCGCTCGAGCACGGCGCGTTCATCGGGGCCGCGAAGGACGGGCGCTTCTCTTCCGCCGCGCGCAAGGACTATGCGGCGGCCGCGGCCGTGGCACTGGCGACGGACGGCCATGCAGGAAAAACGTATGAACTGGCGGCGGACGATGCGTTCACGCTCACGCAACTGGCTGCCGAGGTTTCGCGGCAATCCGGCAAGACCGTCGTGTACAACGATCTCGCGCAGGACGCTTATGCCGACGCGCTGACGAGCGCCGGGCTGCCGCCCGAGTTTGCCGGCGTCCTGGCCGACGCCGACGTGGCCGCGTCGCGCGGTGCGCTGTTCGACGATGGCGGCGCCCTCGCGCGACTGATCGGTCGACCCACGACGCCGTTGGCGAGCGTCGTCGCGACCGCGCTGCGCGGTTGA
- a CDS encoding TauD/TfdA dioxygenase family protein, which yields MSLEVVPIDAARPDFVGLASGIDLTAPVSEPLACAIDAAMNRYAVLVFRAQPLTQDQQLAFARALGPLDVGFKRVARPHARLAYQELADISNVDESGQIADRAHRRIVGNLANQLWHSDSSFQQPAARYSMLHAVVVPEWGGETEYADMRAAWDALDPREQRELDGLEAEHYALHSRFLLGDTDYTDAQRNALPPVRWPLVREHAGSGRRHLFIGAHATHVVGRTLAEGRVLLMDLLEHATARRFVYSHRWRPGDLVIWDNRCTLHRGRRHDLSVRRELRRATTVDLDRYVTAPAEQLEPVQGAR from the coding sequence ATGTCGCTTGAAGTCGTTCCCATTGACGCCGCGCGTCCGGATTTCGTCGGTCTCGCCAGCGGCATCGATCTGACCGCGCCCGTGTCCGAACCGCTCGCATGCGCGATCGACGCCGCGATGAACCGCTACGCGGTGCTGGTGTTCCGCGCTCAGCCGCTCACGCAGGACCAGCAGCTCGCGTTCGCGCGCGCGCTCGGACCGCTCGATGTCGGTTTCAAGCGCGTCGCGCGTCCGCATGCGCGGCTCGCATACCAGGAACTCGCGGACATCTCGAACGTGGACGAGTCCGGACAGATCGCGGACCGCGCGCATCGACGCATCGTCGGCAATCTCGCGAATCAGTTGTGGCACAGCGACAGTTCGTTCCAGCAGCCGGCGGCGCGCTATTCGATGCTGCATGCGGTCGTCGTGCCGGAGTGGGGCGGCGAGACCGAGTACGCGGACATGCGCGCCGCGTGGGATGCGCTCGACCCTCGCGAGCAACGTGAACTCGACGGGCTCGAAGCGGAGCACTACGCGCTGCACTCGCGCTTCCTGCTCGGCGATACCGACTACACCGACGCGCAGCGCAACGCGCTGCCGCCGGTGCGCTGGCCGCTGGTGCGCGAGCACGCCGGGTCGGGGCGGCGGCATCTGTTCATCGGCGCGCACGCGACGCATGTCGTCGGTCGCACGCTGGCCGAAGGCCGCGTGTTGCTGATGGATCTGCTCGAACATGCGACCGCGCGCCGTTTCGTGTATTCGCATCGCTGGCGGCCCGGCGATCTCGTGATCTGGGACAACCGCTGCACGCTGCACCGCGGCCGCCGTCACGATCTGTCGGTGCGCCGCGAGTTGCGGCGCGCGACGACGGTCGACCTCGACCGATACGTGACGGCGCCGGCGGAGCAACTCGAACCTGTACAGGGAGCACGCTAA
- a CDS encoding MFS transporter: MSGETVIDIGTVIERQQTTRFGVLLIVAMGVMMMTEGYDLAAMAFAAPALSRAWHLKHGVLGPVFGAFVFGTMIGAFVLGYLGDVIGRKRMIVIGSVVLAGFTLAASRATGLEQLLVLRFLAGIGIGGVVPNAIAYTTEFAPKRWRATWVTLMYSGYTIGSSVGGLVSAWLVPKFGWQVVFVIGGLAPLVSSAMLWFAVPESIRFLTLKGRHAEVARIVARIAPGFAVAPQARFVIGGASQDHAHERRRDGSLRLLFAGRLRALTPVLWAVYIANSMALFFLSSWLPVLIESVGLAPRDAALVSTMFQVGGTLGGLALMRFVDTRGAIIITVLPLVGTPLVALLGTGLPAPMLVAAVFLTGFTVVGTQFGLNAVAALVYPTALRAKGTGAAVGIQKIGAIAGPVIGGMLMSAHLPVERMFFLGAVPVAFVALLAFALGRLHRRGDDAAPDNAQTGAAHVA, encoded by the coding sequence ATGAGCGGCGAAACCGTAATCGACATCGGCACGGTGATCGAGCGGCAGCAGACCACCCGCTTCGGTGTCCTGCTGATCGTCGCGATGGGCGTGATGATGATGACCGAGGGCTACGACCTCGCCGCGATGGCGTTCGCGGCCCCGGCGCTGAGCCGCGCGTGGCACCTCAAGCATGGCGTGCTCGGCCCGGTGTTCGGCGCATTCGTATTCGGCACGATGATCGGCGCGTTCGTGCTCGGCTATCTCGGCGACGTGATCGGCCGCAAACGCATGATCGTGATCGGCAGCGTCGTGCTCGCGGGCTTCACGCTCGCCGCGTCGCGTGCCACCGGCCTCGAACAGCTGCTGGTGCTGCGCTTTCTGGCGGGCATCGGCATCGGCGGCGTGGTGCCGAACGCGATCGCCTATACGACGGAGTTCGCGCCGAAGCGCTGGCGCGCGACGTGGGTCACGCTGATGTACAGCGGCTATACGATCGGCAGCAGCGTGGGCGGTCTCGTGTCGGCGTGGCTCGTGCCGAAGTTCGGCTGGCAGGTGGTGTTCGTGATCGGCGGCCTCGCACCGCTCGTGTCGAGCGCGATGTTGTGGTTCGCGGTGCCGGAGTCGATCCGCTTCCTGACGCTCAAGGGCCGTCATGCCGAAGTCGCGCGAATCGTCGCGCGGATCGCACCGGGCTTCGCCGTCGCGCCGCAGGCCCGCTTCGTGATCGGCGGCGCTTCGCAGGATCACGCGCACGAGCGCCGCCGCGACGGCTCGCTGCGGCTGCTGTTCGCGGGCCGGCTGCGCGCGCTGACGCCGGTGCTGTGGGCCGTCTACATCGCGAACTCGATGGCGCTGTTTTTTCTCAGCAGCTGGTTGCCGGTGCTGATCGAAAGCGTGGGCCTCGCACCGCGCGACGCGGCGCTCGTCTCGACGATGTTCCAGGTCGGCGGCACGCTGGGCGGGCTCGCGCTGATGCGCTTCGTCGACACGCGCGGCGCCATCATCATCACCGTGCTGCCGCTCGTCGGCACGCCGCTCGTCGCGCTGCTCGGCACCGGACTGCCCGCGCCGATGCTGGTCGCGGCGGTGTTCCTGACCGGCTTCACGGTGGTCGGCACGCAGTTTGGCCTGAACGCGGTCGCGGCACTCGTCTATCCGACCGCGCTGCGCGCGAAAGGCACGGGCGCGGCGGTCGGTATCCAGAAGATCGGCGCGATCGCCGGGCCCGTAATCGGCGGGATGCTGATGTCCGCGCATCTGCCGGTCGAACGGATGTTCTTTCTCGGCGCGGTACCGGTCGCCTTCGTCGCGCTCCTCGCGTTCGCGCTCGGCCGCCTGCATCGCCGCGGCGACGATGCCGCGCCGGACAACGCTCAAACAGGAGCCGCCCATGTCGCTTGA
- a CDS encoding dihydroxy-acid dehydratase, translated as MSDGRKPQRPLRSNFPRGSYLGAVRAAQWRNLGISEEDLDKPKIAIVNSSSELATCFSHLDGIAAQLKQAIRAAGALPFEIRTAAPSDFITGAGARGAYMLAARDLVTNDIEVAVEGAQLDGMVCLASCDKTVPGQLMAAARLNIPSIVVACGYQPSGEYRGEHVDIEDVFVGAMHALTGKLPVEDLIGMSQNAIRGPGVCSGLGTANSMHMVSEALGMSLPGSTPVAANSERMFAFVREAGARIVEMVRDDLKPRDILTHGAFANAVKTVLAVGGSINTVKHLQAVAAEGGLDVDVYALFEAFAAQIPVLTGVRPVGSHTIEQLEAAGGGRGVMKRLEAWLDTGALTVTGRTVKDNLAEATIADDDVIRPPQRAFANHPAIVLVRGNLAPQAGIVKFGISPTKQRTFTGDAICFSTSDDAIAAIKDGRVQPGKVVVMRGAGVCGGPAMGGGASRVVFAIDGAGLSEQVAMLTDGHLSGLVCKGLVVAEVAPEAATGGPLAFVEDGDTIDIDLDRRVCDLKVDDAELARRRAAWQRPAPVNDTGWLKIYRATVGTMPQGAVLAADRPARER; from the coding sequence ATGTCCGATGGACGCAAGCCGCAACGCCCGTTGCGCAGCAATTTCCCGCGCGGTTCCTACCTCGGCGCGGTGCGCGCCGCGCAGTGGCGCAATCTCGGCATCAGCGAGGAAGACCTCGACAAGCCGAAGATCGCCATCGTCAATTCCTCGTCCGAACTCGCCACCTGCTTCAGCCATCTCGACGGCATCGCCGCGCAACTGAAACAGGCGATCCGTGCCGCGGGCGCGCTGCCGTTCGAGATCCGCACCGCGGCGCCGAGCGACTTCATCACCGGCGCGGGCGCACGCGGCGCCTACATGCTGGCCGCGCGCGACCTCGTCACGAACGACATCGAAGTGGCCGTCGAGGGCGCGCAACTCGACGGCATGGTGTGCCTCGCGTCGTGCGACAAGACCGTGCCGGGCCAGCTGATGGCCGCCGCGCGGCTGAATATCCCGAGCATCGTCGTCGCGTGCGGTTATCAGCCGAGCGGCGAATATCGCGGCGAGCACGTGGACATCGAGGACGTGTTCGTCGGTGCGATGCATGCGCTGACCGGCAAGCTGCCCGTCGAGGACCTGATCGGCATGAGCCAGAACGCGATTCGCGGCCCCGGCGTGTGTTCGGGGCTCGGCACCGCGAACTCGATGCACATGGTCAGCGAGGCGCTCGGCATGTCGTTGCCCGGCAGCACGCCGGTCGCCGCCAACAGCGAGCGGATGTTCGCGTTCGTGCGCGAAGCCGGCGCGCGCATCGTCGAGATGGTGCGCGACGACCTGAAGCCGCGCGACATCCTCACGCACGGCGCGTTCGCGAATGCGGTGAAGACGGTGCTCGCGGTCGGCGGCTCGATCAATACGGTCAAGCACTTGCAGGCGGTCGCGGCCGAAGGCGGGCTCGACGTCGACGTGTACGCGCTGTTCGAAGCATTCGCCGCGCAGATCCCGGTGCTGACCGGCGTGCGTCCGGTCGGCTCGCACACGATCGAGCAACTGGAGGCGGCGGGCGGCGGCCGCGGCGTGATGAAGCGGCTCGAAGCGTGGCTCGACACCGGTGCGCTGACGGTGACCGGGCGCACGGTGAAGGACAACCTGGCCGAGGCGACGATCGCCGACGACGACGTGATCCGCCCGCCGCAACGCGCGTTCGCGAACCATCCGGCCATCGTGCTGGTGCGCGGCAACCTCGCCCCGCAGGCCGGCATCGTCAAATTCGGCATCTCGCCGACCAAGCAGCGCACGTTTACCGGCGACGCGATCTGCTTCTCGACCTCCGACGACGCGATCGCCGCGATCAAGGACGGCCGCGTGCAGCCGGGCAAGGTCGTCGTGATGCGCGGCGCTGGCGTGTGCGGCGGCCCGGCGATGGGCGGCGGGGCGTCGCGCGTGGTGTTCGCGATCGACGGCGCGGGCTTGTCCGAGCAGGTCGCGATGCTCACCGACGGACATCTGTCGGGGCTGGTCTGCAAGGGGCTGGTGGTCGCGGAAGTGGCGCCGGAAGCGGCGACTGGCGGCCCGCTCGCGTTCGTCGAGGACGGCGACACGATCGACATCGATCTGGACCGGCGCGTCTGCGACCTGAAGGTCGACGACGCCGAGCTGGCGCGCCGCCGCGCCGCATGGCAGCGTCCCGCGCCGGTCAACGACACCGGCTGGCTGAAAATCTACCGCGCGACGGTCGGCACGATGCCGCAAGGCGCGGTGCTCGCCGCGGACCGGCCGGCGCGGGAGCGTTGA
- a CDS encoding amidohydrolase family protein — protein sequence MQVVDPHVHFWDADALSYGWLDRAQPAFSGAVAELPRRYQPADLRADAGADIDVLKVVHVEAIHDAWTTPSEVDWLQALADAPASGGMPDGIVAGVDLFAPDARIRLAGAAAHPNVRGIRQVLNRHPDPWYNYVDVDYLAEPRWRENFGMLSEFGLSFDLQLYPAQVGAALAVIDAHPDTPVIVNHTGMFVDRSSVHGWREWRDGLRGLARRANVTMKLSGLAMFDHRWTVESFRPYVLEAIDVFGVARCMFASNFPVDRLHAGYRALWHAYAAIVAGAGDDERDALFVRNALRIYRL from the coding sequence ATGCAGGTTGTCGATCCCCATGTCCATTTCTGGGACGCCGACGCGCTGAGCTACGGCTGGCTCGATCGCGCCCAACCGGCGTTCTCGGGCGCGGTGGCGGAATTGCCGCGCCGGTACCAGCCCGCGGATCTGCGCGCGGACGCCGGCGCGGATATCGACGTGCTGAAGGTCGTGCATGTCGAGGCGATCCACGATGCGTGGACGACGCCGAGCGAAGTCGACTGGCTGCAGGCGCTTGCCGATGCGCCGGCGAGCGGCGGGATGCCGGACGGCATCGTCGCGGGCGTCGACCTGTTCGCGCCGGACGCACGCATCCGGCTCGCCGGCGCGGCGGCGCATCCGAACGTGCGCGGCATCCGGCAGGTGTTGAACCGGCATCCGGACCCCTGGTACAACTACGTCGACGTGGATTATCTGGCCGAGCCGCGCTGGCGAGAGAACTTCGGGATGCTGAGCGAGTTCGGTTTGTCGTTCGACCTGCAGCTGTACCCTGCCCAGGTCGGCGCCGCGCTTGCCGTCATCGATGCGCACCCCGACACGCCCGTGATCGTCAATCACACGGGCATGTTCGTCGACCGAAGCAGCGTGCACGGCTGGCGCGAATGGCGCGACGGACTGCGCGGGCTCGCGCGGCGGGCGAACGTGACGATGAAGCTGTCCGGGCTCGCGATGTTCGACCATCGCTGGACGGTCGAAAGTTTCCGCCCGTACGTGCTCGAGGCCATCGACGTGTTCGGCGTGGCGCGCTGCATGTTCGCGTCGAACTTCCCGGTCGATCGGCTCCATGCCGGCTATCGGGCGCTGTGGCACGCTTATGCGGCGATCGTCGCGGGCGCCGGCGACGATGAGCGCGACGCGCTGTTCGTCCGCAATGCACTGCGAATTTACCGATTGTGA
- a CDS encoding dihydrodipicolinate synthase family protein, protein MSLPTPIHRRYTGAFSVAPTIFTESGEIDMPGQKRCVDFIIDAGADGLCILANYSEQFSLTDDERERLIAAILEHVAGRVPVIVTTTHFSPAICAARSRAAQAAGASMVMVMPPYHGATIRCGEAAIEQFYAELSDAIAIPIMYQDAPMSGTQVSAAFLARIAHTIPNLRYFKIEVPQSAAKLRELIALGGDAIEGPFDGEEAITLLADLDAGATGSILGGGYPDGLRPILAAYLAGQRDEAVAQYEQWLPLINYENRQAGLLAAKALMKEGGVIASDAPRRPLAPLHPATRAGLIEIARRLDALVLRWAR, encoded by the coding sequence ATGAGCTTGCCTACGCCGATTCACCGCCGCTATACGGGCGCGTTCTCAGTCGCGCCGACGATCTTCACCGAGTCGGGCGAGATCGACATGCCGGGCCAGAAGCGCTGTGTCGACTTCATCATCGACGCGGGAGCGGACGGCCTGTGCATCCTGGCGAACTACTCGGAGCAGTTTTCGTTGACCGACGACGAGCGCGAGCGGCTCATCGCCGCGATCCTCGAGCACGTGGCGGGGCGCGTGCCGGTGATCGTGACGACCACGCATTTCAGTCCGGCGATCTGCGCGGCGCGCAGCCGCGCCGCGCAGGCGGCCGGTGCGTCGATGGTGATGGTGATGCCGCCGTACCACGGCGCGACGATTCGTTGCGGCGAGGCGGCGATCGAGCAGTTCTATGCGGAGCTTTCCGACGCGATCGCGATTCCGATCATGTACCAGGATGCGCCGATGAGCGGCACGCAGGTATCGGCCGCGTTTCTGGCGCGCATCGCGCATACGATTCCGAATCTGCGCTATTTCAAGATCGAGGTGCCGCAGTCCGCGGCGAAGCTGCGCGAACTGATCGCGCTCGGCGGCGACGCGATCGAGGGGCCGTTCGACGGCGAGGAAGCAATCACGCTGCTCGCCGATCTCGATGCGGGCGCGACCGGCAGCATCCTCGGCGGCGGTTATCCGGACGGGCTGCGGCCGATTCTCGCCGCGTATCTCGCCGGGCAGCGCGACGAGGCGGTCGCCCAGTACGAGCAATGGCTGCCGTTGATCAATTACGAGAATCGTCAGGCCGGCCTGCTGGCGGCGAAGGCGCTGATGAAGGAGGGCGGCGTGATCGCATCGGACGCGCCGCGCCGTCCGCTCGCGCCGCTGCATCCGGCCACGCGCGCGGGCCTGATCGAGATCGCGCGACGGCTCGACGCGCTGGTGCTGCGCTGGGCACGCTGA